The Callospermophilus lateralis isolate mCalLat2 chromosome 20, mCalLat2.hap1, whole genome shotgun sequence genome includes the window CTTTAAGAAGCCAGCCCATGGGGCGGCCTGGTTACTGGTTAATCCTACCTGGCTCAGTCAGGATGACATCGTGGTGGATCAGGTTGCTGTGGCGGAAAAGAAGTCTCCAGAGACCTCGCCTTGCTAGCCCAGGAGGTGAAAGCTATGTCCTGCACAGAAGCCGGGAAGCCTTTGATTAAATTCACCCACTGTAAGAAATCCATCTACGGCTTCAGCGTGCCCCAACAATGCCCTCTCTGCCAGCAGGAAGTGGGCTCTGCGAAACTGGAGGAAGCACCTGTTAGCATCTCTAATCCATTCACTGATGGCCATCAAGAAAAATGCTCCTTCCTGCTGCGACCAACTCAGGGGACATTTCTCAGGTatggtgttgttttgttttttttttttgtttgtttttgtttttttttttttaaacacgttGAATTGTGCAAAGTTTTCCTTCTGTTTGTGCcaataaaacttttcttttacCAATATCCATTATACAGCAGAAGTTTCGTGAGTGATCTTACCTGTGTTGGGACTTTAAATCCTGATATGTAGACCTACTtgttttgtggctcagtggtagaacgcttgcctagcatgggtgaggcactggattcgatcctcagcaccacatataaacaaataatcaaaacaaaggtctatcaacaattaaaataaataaataaataaatatatattttaaatgtcagCTGGAtggagtggcacacacctgtaattccagtggttcgggaggctgaggcaggaggatcacaatttcaaagccagactcagcaaaaagcaaggtgctaagcaactcagtgaaaccctgtctctaaataaaatacaaaaaaaaaaaaaaaagggctggggatgtggctcagtggtcaagtgcccccccccccaggtcaatccctggtaccaaaaaaagaaagtcaaaaaataaaaatctgattGGTGTGTGGGGGTCGTTGGGGGTATGGCTTTGTGTTGGAGCATTTGCCttctatgtgtgaggcactaggttcaattctcagcaccacatataaataaacgaataaaataaaggtccaacaacaactaaaaaaaaattaaaaaaaaaagaatatatgcaCAATATAGGAAGGACACACCTGCTCAAACAATTTTAGGAGAGAAAAGTATCTGCTTAGAGTCTAACTGGGAAAATAACCCAGCTGCCAATCCTATCAAAATAGTACCttttaatcccagcgacttgggaggctgacacaggattgcaagttcaaggccaacctcaacaattcagagaccctgtctcaaggaaaaagagaaagaaagagataaaagactgaggatggggctgggattgtggctcagaggcagagcactcgcctagcattcatgaggcagtgggttcgatcctcagcaccacataaagatattgtgttcacctctaactaaaaaataaatattaaaaaacccacccttgggctggggatgtggctcaagcggtagcacgctcgcctggcatgcctgcggcccggtttcgatcctcagcaccacatacaaacgaatatgttgtgtctgccgaaaactaaaaaataaatattaaaaaaaaattctctctctctctctctctctctctctctctctctctctctctctctctctccccctccctccctccatctctctccctctctctttaaaaaaaaaaaaaaaaaaaaaaaaaaaaacccacccagtctatggtattaaaaaaaaaaaaaggctgaggatgtagctcagtggtaaactttccctgtacttcttctccagtatccccttccccccaaaaaatttCATTGTGGCTGCTACCTGACTTTAAGAATgaatgcaatcccagcagctagagaggctgagataggaggatcacaagttcaaaccagcctcagcaatggcgaggtgctaaacaactcagtgagatcccatctctaaataaaatacaaaatagggccgggaaggtggctcagtggttgtgtgccccccaccccccaaagaaGAATAAATGcagaaatcaaaaagaaaacattgtctCAACTGTTCCTGTGGAGTTTACAAATAGAATTGAAAATGACCCTGTATAAGCCAGGTTTTTAAAGTGGTGTGCATGTTATTGAATGATGGCATGCACTTCATTTAGGAAGGATGTTCAGGCTCTGGGGTGAGGAAGTCTCATCTCTTATCCTGTTCTTTTACTAACCAGCTCTGGGAACCCTCTCCAAGTCTCTAATCCCTCAGCTGTCAAAGGTGGATGGCTCCAACTTTGCAGGTGGTGAGGTCCAGGGATCAGGCACATAAGCCAGGCCCAAGTGTCCATCATGAGGCTTCAACCCTGTGCTCCTTCTATTCTAAAATTCACATTCAGCTCAGACTGTGGCTCCCCAGTCTGGCAGGACCTTCGCTTCTACCTTAAGCAGAACCACAGAGGTCCAGCTCTTTCATAAGAGCCGCCTCTGAGTCATTAACTGGTTGGATTCCAAAAGCTTTTGAatcaagtggccagaattcaagatttCCTTctcataacattggcccatgaaaTAAATCCTTACTGAAGAGCTCTCCTAGGGATGCCACAGACCTGCTCTCCTGAACTGGCAGGATGCATGATCGAGTTTCAGACTGGCCCTAAGCTCCCCCacctggtgctgaggattgaattcagcatcCCTGTATGCTAAGCACCTGCTAAGCACTGCTATACACCCCCAACCCCATgcctttttttttagtatttattttttagttgtagttgacacaatacctttattttatttatatgtggtgctgaggagcaaacccagggccttgcacatgctagacaagcactttaccactgagccacaatcccagcccaaccccatgcatttttatgtttgtttatatacatattttttttggggggggataaggaattgaatccaagggtgctttaccactgagctacagccccaaccctttttcaaattttattgagacagggccttgctaacttgctgaggctggcctcacacttgcaatcctcctgcctcaggtgtgctacattcctagccctttatcTTAAGGTGCCACACAAGAGGGGGAGGATCTCCATCATAGGCTGttgcttcttttcctcctcctctttcttcctttttaatctATTAAATGCTTTATTTACTACCTCTACTTTTAACATACTTTGTGACTCTCTAAAGAGCTAGAAAGACTAGATGTTTCCAATAACGACTTAAGGGTGTCCACAATGTCCACAGTAGAGCCCAATAAACTACTCACACGTGAAGATGGTTCTATCTGAAAGCATCTTCTAAGCGGGGGCATTCCAGCCTAGAATCCTCCATTTCTTCCAATTCCTTCTCTCCCGTCTCAGGTGTCTCTCAGAGGTCTGTTACCATTTCCTTTCAAAAGTCCTTTTGACTGCCTTTCTATGAATTTTAACACAAAGTGTACAGAATGTATTAGTTTACCAACTACCAATGTCATACACTGGCAACTGCTTTACTATCTGGAGATTAGGTATTATAGAATTAAGTCTCCTTCCTCCAGCAGATGCATACAGTACAGCAAAGTTGGACAAAATGCACGGAATATACAGGGCAATGAGTAAGCTAGAATTTTCTAGTATGTGCCAACAAAACACCTGTGTAACGTCTTTCCTTCTGCCTCCCTCAGCCCAGTGAGCAAGTGCCTACAGTATACCATTCAGAGGTGGGTTAACATTTCCAAATGCTATTTCCCATcagttttaaaaagatatttacaaagaagttttttttccctACCACTTCTACTTCTAAATATATAGAGGGACTAGATATTTCATATGAGAACTtgccaggcttggtggtgcatgcctgcaatccaaataacttgggaggctgaggcaggaggatcccaggtttgaggccagctgtagcaacttagcgaaaccctgtctcaaagtaaaaaaaaaaataaataaaaataagatgggctggggatgcagctcagtggtagagccactgggttcaatactcagcattaaaagaagtaaatagataataattataataagtgTTTCTTTCAGGGAGTATGATGGCAAGTCTGATCTCCATGTTGGAATCACTAACACAAATGGTGAGTGTATTTGCATActtttttagttaaaaaaaatcatgccaccacacccagttcgAGGAGACTGGTATTTCTAGAAAAGATGTTATTATAGCAACATTTAACTAGTGATCCTGCTGTTCCACCATGAGATAGGAACAGCTACCCCCAGCCcccgcagaaaaaaaaaatagaaacacttgACTATGGCAAGTTATTGCTACTGACATACTAAATATTTGGAAGCTTCCCTCCGCCCACAGTGCCAGATATGGAACCCAGGGCATTGCGCAtattaggtgagtgctctatggtGATGGCAAAACCAGATCTGGTTgtgaaaagaaattagaaatgttttggtgagggctggggttggggatccgcggtagagcacctgcctagcatgtgtgagaccctgggtttgattctcagcaccacataaataaataaataaaataaaggtccattgacaactacatctaaaaaatattaagcaaacaaagccttatggtAAGAAACGTGGGGAAAGAGTCAATTCTCCGCTCTTCTCTCAGCCTTTCTTCAGGAAGCCTAATTAACTATGGTCCCTACCTTTTGGACAGTaaaacactgcactgggaatATGACTCTTCCCTCTTGATAGGTAAACACCCCTGTGCCAGACTTTCAAGGCTAGAGATTTAACAGATGCCTGTAAAAAGAGCCATTTCTTCttatccatttctgtgagcaTGCTTTATTAAGAGACCTTGCACAGGCCTTCAGCCACGTAGATTAGGAATTTTTTTGAGGGGTGgggggtgctgagggttgaactcaggtgcactcaactcagccacatccccacccccttttttaTATTGTATTGAGAGACCTGGTCTCGCTgtgttgctaagtgccttgtaaattgctaaggttggctttgaactcgagatcctcctgcctcagcctcctgagctgctgggattgcaggcgtgctCCATCACGCTGGCAAGGAATTCTTTTTaaaagaggggggaaaaaagggTCCAGTGATAGAATGGGTCTAAGATGACGCCAAATAATCTATAAAAGCTGTGAAAACTGGGGATCGGGGCTCAGAATTTGGAGTTTGTTCTTCTCTGGGCCCACCAGGGTGAAATGATGCTCGGCATTCTCCTCTTCTTCTCCAAGGACTGCTTGCTGCCTCTCAGCCAGTCTGTTTCCCACAACctgaccacggagccacatcttcagccctttcaaAGCTCTTCAATGTTTTTCTCAGTGAAGACCCCTGCAAACCTGCACATTTTTCCACTGACTTTCAGAGAGGAAAAAACAGACTTCCTGAGAGGTTGAGTTGCCCAAGACCTCCACATGTTGTGTCTGAACCACTGAACCCATATCCCTCCATTTCCCAATCCTATATTCAACCTACTGCCACTGGGTCCCAGCACCGAGGGGGATTCAGGAATCAAACAGAAGGTTAGAACACCAGAGGGCATGGGAGGACCTGCAGTACTGtgcttaacaattttttttttttttaaggtaagcTGTGGGGGTAGCTccctggtacagtgcttgcccagcatgcaggaggccctgggttccatccccagcattgcaaaaaaaaatttttttaaagtatatggCGATTACACAGAATGTTCCTCTGGCTGGATTGAGTTCTGAAGGTGCAGAGTTTGTAACTCGGAAACCAGAATCGTTCTCCTCTGCAGGAGGAGGGTCTGGACCCTGGAAGCAGGTAGGGCTCCTAGTTCTGGCCTCTCTGGTTTTTCCTGTTGGAGGAAGAGGAAACTGATAACATGAACCCAAACTAGaactggtttttgtttgtttgcagaactggggactgaaccctaactcttgcatgctaggcaaacaccatACCACGGTTTTAATCAACTGTTCTCactactgtgactaaaaggaccCGACCaggacaactgtagaggaggaaaggtttatctgagggctcacggtttcataGAAGgcgggctccattcctcagggctccaggggAGGCAGGATATcagggcagaagagtgtggcagagggaagcagctcacgagTCGATCAGGAAACAGAAAGAGTGAGATTCCacgctccagatacaaaatatatacccatagCCACGCCCTGAGCAAACCCCTTCCTTCAGCCtccccccacctgcctccagttaccactcagttcacCCCAccagggatcaattcactgattagggtcaggctataacccaataatctctcctccaaaccttcttgcattgtctcacacgtgagcttttgggggacacctcatatccaaaaccagaaccatcactgagctacaccccccagagcccgttttaaaatttttatttttgagccaggcatgatggcgcacactggtaatcccagccccttgggaggctgaggcaggaggatgggaagttggatgctagcctcagcaacttagcgaggccctcagcaacttataaGAACttgtctcattaaaaaaaaaaaaaaaaaaaaaagacttgggggggtgtagcttagtggtagagcatccctgggtttgatcccaagtactaaaaaaaccaacaaataatttTAGACAATAAAACATCTAAATTTCCTATCTAAATCTCCCTCGATGGATTGCTGTTACTTATTCTAgagtctctctcttgctctctgacAGTAGCAGGAAAGGGGAGCCTGCATTCACCATAGGGCAAGTTTCTGAGGTGGCTGCTGCTCTTGTCTGAGGTGCCTTTTAACAGACATGAGTTTTTCCCTGGGCTCTGTGTGACTTTGGTTTGCAGGGGTCGTGTATAATTACAACCAGCTCGGTGTCCAGCGAGACCAGGCGGGGTGGGAGCAGAGTCTAAGCGTCCCATTAGTGCAGCCCAACATGTTCGGACTGAGAGACCAGTGGAACAGGTACCTGGAAGACTTCTCAGCCACGGGGGCCTGGCTGCCACACAGGTGGGTGGCTACGAAGACCACATTCTGCATGCAGGTGTGATCCCTGTgggggatcttttttttttttttattttagcaatTGTGAAATTGATTTCTCAATTCCTTTCTCCCTCACCCTTTTAGAAGATGGATAAGTATACGTGTGAATTTCAATGTTTCTGCAGTTTCCTTTGCAATGAGTTTTGATCCTGTGGGATATCATAAAACTTAGATATGGAATTTCACTTCTAAAATCTAGACTCTCATTCAAATAAAGTTCTCCAGGTTGGCAGTTTATAGGCACCTAAGTCCTGAACGCTTGGGTGAGCCTACTCCTACCTGTATTTTGGGTAATAAGCAGATGTAGCCCAAGAGGCCATTGTTCCCCAGAATTGAACCTCTGGAGGCTTCATAAGTAAGTGGGTCAGCACATAAAGGGGCCCTGTCCCCTGAGGAAACAGATTTCAATTGTGAAAGTCCTTCCATAGCTTCACGATCTGTTTCTTAAAGCTTTTAAAGTTCAGCCTCTCAGGGGCTGGTGCTGTGGGGTGCACCAATAGTCCCAGCTTCTGGGGAGGCTGTAGCAGGAGGATCTCTTGAGctcagttcaatgccagcctgggcagcagagagagagactctgtctctctctctttttggtactggggattgaactcagaggtgctttaccactaagccacatccctagacctttttattttttattctgagacagcatctcgctaagttgctgaggctggccttgaacttctgatcctcctgctccagcctcccaagtcactggcatggcaggtatgcaccaccatgctgggtcataccttgaaaaaataaatgcatgCATACAAACACACAGCTCAGCTTTTCTTCTCCGCATCCCTCTCCTGAAAGGTATGATGAAGACCACCACAACTGTTACAGCTACACCCTCTCGTTCATTAACTGCATTCTGACCACAGAAGGCAAAGAGCAACTGGACAAGAATGAATTCACGGAGAAATATGTGATCCCAAGGACACGGTTGGCCTCCAAGTACATCACCCTCTACCGGGCAATAGAAAAGCATGGCTTCTACGCAGTTGACCATCCTGACCAAGAGACAAGCCCTCCTTCTGAGGTGGTTTGTGCTGAGGGTTGTGTGTGAGGGTGGAGGGGACAGGACATTCAGGGGTCACTGTCTTTAACTGGTCCTGAGGATTTCCAAATGCATCTAACTAGAGTTAACAAAAAGGTGTGTGgttttctttaagtctatttcagCTTACTGTAGTCGAggggatcctccagcctcagcctcccagaggctgggattacaggtgtgcatctccTTACCTGGCTATGGTGGGTTTAGAAGTAAAATCCCATCTTAAGTGGAGGAGAGTTTGTATTCCAACTTCCCCTCCTTCACACTCTGTTTTAGGTGTCAGTTTCTGTAGTCTAATTTCCCatcttcgggctggggatgtggctcaagtggtagcacgctcctcTGGCATGtgggcggcccgggttcgatcctcagcaccacatacagacaaagatgttgtgtccgccaataactaaaaaataaatattaaaaaaaattctctctctaatttCCCATCTTCAAGGAACCAACATTATATCCCTTTTGCACATGAAGATACTTGCCCAATGTCACATAGTGACAGAACTGGAATTCATACTCGGGTTTGTCTGCAAAGCCGTGCATGCAACCCCTGGGTCACTGCAGGGGTCAAGACCCACCATACCCAGGGTATGCCAGCATCTGGGTTAGCCGTTCGCCATCATTAgagacaaaaggaaaaataaggatTGTTTTCATCAATATGCAAAATGGGAAGGAGGTAAAAATTGTGTCATTACAAAATCAGCTAAAATAAGAACTGATAATATTAGAATGTTTTCATAATGCTTCATGCTAATTTCTCTTAGGGTTGCACTCCTGGATTTTCAAGGCTTCAAAAGGTCCCCATTCCCTCTTTTAGGGGTCACTCTCTGGTCTGGAGGTGGtttgctttatatttttttcccctttcatgTTACGAGGCTACAAATTCCCCACTCCTACAAAAGCAAAGTACCATGTCTATAGGTTTTACCTGTAATAAAGGAAATTAGTCTCTGAAATAGCACCAACAGATGGCAATGTTGCTCAGCTTTGTAGAATTCTGAACTGAGAATCCTTTGATTTCTCACACCAGCTACCTGCTAACCACAGGGATAAGGAGGCTCTGGCTGGGCaccgtgcactcctgtaatcctagccacttgggaggctgaggcaggaggatcgcaaggtcaaggcgagcctcaacaatttagcaagttgctcaaataaaaataataagattaataataaaaaataattaataaaatgaaatagataataaaaatagagggtggtggctcagtggtaaagcattcctagtttcaatcccaagtaccaaaaaaaaaaaaaaaaaaaaaaaaggaggctcAACATTGAAATCAACTGTGTTCTCCAGATGAGGTCTCAGGGTTCTTTCTGGTGACAGTGCTTCCTCATGTCATTGTTCAGCACTGCCTGGGGCACACATTGGGGGCTGACCACTGGGCACACCAAGTACCTCAGTGTCATAGAAAGGAAAGACCAGGACTCACACAGTGAATTAATTTTTTCCCAAAACTTCAGCTTGCACAAAACACTCCAAGAGCTAAGAAACCCCAAGAAACATTAttcaaggaaagagaaaaaaaaaaaaaaaaaagacccaac containing:
- the Mkrn2os gene encoding MKRN2 opposite strand protein, which produces MSCTEAGKPLIKFTHCKKSIYGFSVPQQCPLCQQEVGSAKLEEAPVSISNPFTDGHQEKCSFLLRPTQGTFLREYDGKSDLHVGITNTNGVVYNYNQLGVQRDQAGWEQSLSVPLVQPNMFGLRDQWNRYLEDFSATGAWLPHRYDEDHHNCYSYTLSFINCILTTEGKEQLDKNEFTEKYVIPRTRLASKYITLYRAIEKHGFYAVDHPDQETSPPSEVVCAEGCV